The following are encoded together in the Hydractinia symbiolongicarpus strain clone_291-10 chromosome 14, HSymV2.1, whole genome shotgun sequence genome:
- the LOC130625708 gene encoding kappa-type opioid receptor-like yields the protein MNIKCEEEINLNINNTVYLNKLSNRQFFPPAVQVVVTICYVSLYTVNLVGNVSIWMAIRSRKTLQTPMNYLLLNLSLAHIISGSNIIFFAFVTDTGSLANSQTSLNALCSYTEGLCVYFISAGVYLFTLCAISVNRYVVIKYPTRHELRMKKKGIIIYSFLAWLLCIGFIIPSIISFRYDRHIKLCERNWRYISHPLVYRISILLISIFLPLTCLIISFGAILWKRFHNADLLNNCAVRNKNLQRAEKLLGISLFTFLLTWFPFFLYWFLRTFNYFHGCDGSVSAMKWSRITLLFSTINGAIDPIIYTVGNHNLKMAISYQMGKLFPIIRQRRENNNVQENVNGQCGKTESVSMT from the coding sequence ATGAACATCAAATGCGAAGAAGAAATTAATTTGAATATAAATAACACAGTGTATTTAAATAAGTTATCAAACAGACAATTCTTTCCACCCGCAGTGCAAGTGGTTGTTACAATATGTtatgtttctttatatacagtaAATTTAGTTGGTAATGTTTCCATATGGATGGCTATACGTTCTCGAAAGACACTTCAAACACCAATGAATTATCTTCTGCTAAACTTATCACTCGCGCATATCATTTCAGGAAGTAACATTATCTTCTTTGCTTTTGTAACAGACACAGGCTCGTTGGCTAATTCACAAACTAGCCTGAACGCTCTATGTAGTTACACCGAAGGTTTATGCGTCTACTTCATCAGTGCTGgtgtttatttgtttacgttGTGCGCGATTAGTGTCAACAGATATGTTGTCATTAAGTATCCAACACGTCACGAACTTCGTATGAAAAAGAAAGGGATTATCATATACAGTTTTTTAGCATGGCTTTTATGTATTGGTTTCATTATTCCTTCCATTATTTCATTTCGCTATGACAGACACATTAAATTGTGTGAACGCAATTGGAGATATATTAGTCATCCACTTGTTTACAGGATATCAATTCTCCTAATTTCTATTTTCCTGCCGTTAACATGTCTTATTATTTCATTTGGTGCAATCTTGTGGAAACGTTTTCATAATGCTGATCTGTTAAATAACTGTGCAGTcagaaacaaaaatttacaGAGGGCAGAGAAACTTTTAGGCAtatctttatttacatttttattaacTTGGTTTCCATTTTTTCTTTACTGGTTTCTACGGACTTTTAATTACTTCCATGGTTGTGATGGTTCTGTAAGTGCAATGAAATGGTCTCGCATTACATTATTGTTTTCAACAATAAATGGGGCAATAGACCCTATCATATATACTGTCGGAAATCATAATCTAAAAATGGCTATTTCGTACCAGATGGGAAAGCTTTTTCCTATCATTAGGCAAAGACGAGAGAATAATAATGTGCAAGAAAACGTAAATGGACAATGTGGTAAAACAGAATCTGTATCAATGACGTAG